One stretch of Cryptosporidium parvum Iowa II chromosome 3, whole genome shotgun sequence DNA includes these proteins:
- a CDS encoding Yn1201cp-family protein translates to RRVKLYEVNPENGNWIDCGTGFLKLNKDNDKFNILVLSDEDPNFEKELHSQRKNIEDLLEIENYNIVKLVNTPIDLNREYCHQKESIITWQDGLNSDLYRALSFQHSESCNSIWNMITSLVPHLCVDLLEAELPEESTGYSLLERPTSSNIDQIIDDLELDSNINSENIVMDLLSREFFDSLFNLMEEFEQNSDLIGLHKIFQVLRRIIVFYSSFNEVFEILLSDEYYLKFFKACEYDETLENYKIKFSHKKFLENVKFHSVVPLPEVRTIHLNYRLMYLRDVVMPRHLDEQSLQRIATIINNNFSSIISMIVTTSDIWKYLKENIQKNFLVAKFIHAVLTVLKQNPMLSIYERHQIFINLKVNNILCEFCGYLNENCIGARQMLELSTSNDDHKNFSNTNDLSFINYSNIRPIDLAVEIYSMVCEINPGLLRHAIHESTSQYFKVHKETNIYGSNVDILYADDALQNSPKESIKEMENLSDKSNLFHSLWGTLCEIFINSRSESIQMQICAIFKRILDPKTMDVPERDDSLSLFYDMGILDRLIDSLLNDSLIFTEFNPLYSARVLFCDILATCVQEHNYRIKYKILQNQLPRKLLRIATRPFHKIFSISVIKFLRTCLGTRDDFYYRLFTKHDIFKYIFLIMDQLKVPRNRGEGSILESVVIEMLDFICRNNIQLILKYLLENYIVVICNLNLKASRGSKCRVFSRMLESFKLLSKSTQSLNNCRKNGSNILSSNTHSGLTADHDLKSYFTCEKRKFHSHKFQCLDKGVDIVDNFEDNTIKETADPDSKNNANIDEIPKEISELFEYNDFDNLSKQHKEHQKRPIRKKKN, encoded by the exons CGTAGGGTTAAACTTTACGAAGTAAATCCTGAAAATGGTAACTGGATTGACTGCGGAACTGgctttttaaaattaaacaagGATAATGAtaagtttaatattttg GTCTTAAGTGACGAAGATCCaaattttgagaaagaACTGCACTcacaaagaaaaaatattgaggATTTACTAGAAATAGAAAACTATAATATAGTTAAATTAGTAAACACTCCTATTGACTTGAATCGAGAGTATTGCcatcaaaaagaaagtatTATTACTTGGCAGGATGGACTAAATTCAGATCTATACAGGGCATTAAGTTTCCAGCATTCAGAAAGTTGTAATTCAATATGGAACATGATCACTTCTTTAGTTCCGCATCTGTGCGTTGACCTATTAGAAGCAGAATTACCAGAAGAAAGTACGGGCTATTCACTATTAGAGAGGCCAACTTCAAGTAATATAGATCAAATAATTGATGATCTAGAACTTgattccaatattaattctgaaaatattgttatGGATCTATTAAGTAGagaattttttgattcaCTTTTTAATCTAATGGAAGAATTTGAACAAAATTCTGATTTGATTGGGCTACATAAAATATTCCAAGTACTTCGTAGAATAATAGTTTTCTACAGTAGCTTCAATGAAGTATTTGAAATCTTATTAAGCgatgaatattatttaaaattttttaaagcTTGCGAATATGACGAGACATTggaaaattataaaataaaattttctCACAAGAAGTTTTTAGAAAATGTTAAATTTCACAGTGTTGTTCCTTTACCAGAAGTTCGAACAATTCATCTTAACTATAGGTTAATGTATTTAAGAGATGTTGTTATGCCTAGGCATCTTGATGAGCAAAGCCTTCAAAGAATAGcaacaataattaataataatttttcatcGATAATTAGTATGATCGTAACTACAAGCgatatttggaaatatcTCAAGGAAAACATTCAGAAAAACTTTCTTGTTgcaaaatttattcatgCAGTATTGACGGTTTTAAAACAAAACCCAATGCTTTCGATTTATGAACGACATCAAATATTCATAAATCTTAAAGttaacaatattttatGTGAGTTTTGTGGatatttaaatgaaaattgtATTGGAGCTAGGCAGATGTTAGAATTATCCACTTCAAATGATGATCataaaaatttttcaaatactAATGATTTATCATTCATAAATTATTCTAATATAAGGCCAATTGATTTAGCAgttgaaatatattcaatggTTTGCGAAATTAATCCTGGTCTTTTGAGACACGCTATTCATGAATCAACTtctcaatattttaaagttCATAAAGAAACTAATATATATGGCTCGAATGTCGATATTTTATATGCTGATGATGCTCTTCAAAATAGTCCAAAAGAAAGCATTAAAGAAATGGAAAATTTATCCGACAAATCTAACTTATTTCATTCACTATGGGGAACTCTATGcgaaatttttattaattcaaggAGTGAGAGCATCCAAATGCAAATTTGTGCAATTTTTAAACGAATATTGGACCCTAAGACTATGGATGTTCCAGAAAGAGATGATTCACTCTCTTTATTTTATGATATGGGCATTCTAGACAGATTAATAGATAGCTTGCTCAACGactctttaatttttactGAATTCAATCCATTGTATTCTGCAAGAGTATTATTTTGCGATATTCTCGCAACTTGCGTACAAGAACACAACTACAGaattaaatacaaaatcCTTCAAAATCAATTGCCAAGAAAATTGCTACGTATCGCTACTCGACCATTTCataaaattttttctatttcagttattaaattcttgaGAACTTGCCTGGGAACTCGAGACGACTTTTATTACCGTCTATTCACTAAACATGATATTTTTAAGTAcattttcttaataatgGACCAATTAAAGGTGCCAAGAAATAGAGGAGAGGGTTCAATATTGGAAAGCGTGGTAATTGAAATGCTTGACTTTATATgcagaaataatattcagttaattttaaaatatttacttgAGAACTATATTGTTGTAATTTGTAATTTGAACCTTAAGGCATCTAGAGGCTCGAAATGCAGAGTTTTTTCTAGAATGCTCgaatcatttaaattattatctaaATCTACtcaatctttaaataactGCAGAAAAAATGGTTCAAACATTTTATCATCCAATACACATTCAGGTTTAACCGCTGATCATGACTTAAAATCTTATTTTACATGCGAAAAGAGAAAATTTCACAGTCACAAGTTTCAATGTTTGGATAAAGGAGTAGATATTGTGGACAATTTTGAAGACAACACGATAAAAGAAACGGCTGATCCCGATTCCAAAAATAACGctaatattgatgaaattcCCAAGGAGATATCAGAGTTATTTGAGTATAATGACTTTGACAATTTATCCAAACAACACAAAGAGCATCAAAAAAGGCCTATTcgcaaaaaaaaaaattga